A genomic segment from Coturnix japonica isolate 7356 chromosome 26, Coturnix japonica 2.1, whole genome shotgun sequence encodes:
- the TBC1D22B gene encoding LOW QUALITY PROTEIN: TBC1 domain family member 22B (The sequence of the model RefSeq protein was modified relative to this genomic sequence to represent the inferred CDS: inserted 1 base in 1 codon): MAAESGRQFWKRSAKLPGSIQPVYGAQHPPLDPRLTKNFIKDRSKANALPMKSKKASSFHEFARNTSDAWDIGDDEDEDFTSSSSSLQTLNSKVAKATAAQVLENHSKLRVKPERAQPALSDMPTNCKVNKSSSEAQLSRMSEEACVRTPLPKQQSLPLRPVIPLVARISDQNASGAPPMTVREKTRLEKFRQLLSSHNTDLDELRKCSWPGVPREVRPVTWRLLSGYLPANMERRKLTLQRKREEYFGFIQQYYDSRNEEHHQDTYRQIHIDIPRTNPLIPLFQQPLVQEIFERILFIWAIRHPASGYVQGINDLVTPFFVVFLSEYVEEDVENFDVTNLSQDVLRSIEADSFWCMSKLLDGIQDNYTFAQPGIQKKVKALEELVSRIDEQVHNHFRKYEVEYLQFAFRWMNNLLMRELPLRCTIRLWDTYQSEPEGFSHFHLYVCAAFLXRWRKEILDEEDFQGLLMLLQNLPTIHWGNEEIGLLLAEAYRLKYMFADAPNHYRR, encoded by the exons ATGGCGGCTGAGAGCGGGCGGCAGTTTTGGAAGCGGAGCGCTAAGCTGCCGGGCAG cattCAGCCTGTCTATGGAGCACAGCATCCTCCACTGGATCCCCGCCTCACCAAAAA CTTCATCAAGGACCGCTCCAAAGCCAACGCGCTGCCTATGAAAAGTAAGAAGGCCTCCAGCTTTCATGAGTTTGCCCGCAACACCAGTGATGCCTGGGACATTggtgatgatgaagatgaagacttcacttcctcttcttcctctttgcaaACTTTGAATTCTAAAGTGGCCAAGGCCACGGCAGCACAGGTCCTGGAGAACCACAGCAAGCTGCGAGTGAAACCTGAGAGGGCCCAGCCTGCTCTCAGTGACATGCCCACCAACTGCAAGGTCAACAAGTCCAGCAGTGAGGCCCAGCTCTCCAGGATGTCTG AGGAGGCCTGTGTGCGAACCCCTCTCCCGAAGCAGCAGTCCCTCCCCCTTCGGCCTGTCATTCCACTTGTTGCCCGGATATCTGACCAGAACGCTTCGGGTGCTCCCCCCATGACAGTAAGGGAGAAAACCCGCCTGGAGAAATTTCGTCAGCTTCTTTCCAGCCACAACACAGACCTGG ATGAGCTGAGGAAATGCAGCTGGCCTGGAGTGCCCAGAGAGGTCCGGCCTGTGACGTGGCGTCTCCTCTCA GGTTATCTCCCTGCAAACATGGAGCGTCGGAAGCTGACCTTACAGCGCAAACGGGAGGAGTACTTTGGCTTCATCCAGCAGTATTACGATTCCCGGAATGAGGAGCACCATCAGGACACTTACCGACAG ATCCACATTGACATTCCAAGGACAAACCCACTCATCCCACTCTTTCAGCAGCCACTTGTCCAGGAG ATCTTTGAAAGAATCCTGTTTATATGGGCCATTCGACACCCAGCCAGTGGCTATGTACAGGGAATCAATGACCTGGTCACTCCATTCTTTGTTGTGTTCCTCTCTGAATATGTTG AAGAGGATGTGGAGAACTTCGATGTGACAAACTTGTCACAGGATGTTTTACGGAGCATCGAAGCTGACAGTTTCTGGTGCATGAGCAAGCTGCTGGATGGGATACAG GATAACTACACCTTCGCACAGCCAGGCATCCAGAAGAAAGTCAAAGCTCTGGAGGAGCTTGTGAGCAGGATTGATG AGCAGGTACATAATCACTTTAGGAAGTATGAAGTTGAATATCTGCAGTTTGCCTTTCGTTGGATGAACAATCTGCTGATGAGGGAGCTGCCTCTTCGCTGCACAATCCGCCTCTGGGACACCTACCAG TCTGAACCAGAGGGTTTTTCTCACTTCCACTTGTATGTCTGTGCTGCATTCT TCAGATGGCGGAAGGAGATCCTAGATGAGGAAGACTTCCAA GGCCTTCTGATGTTGCTACAGAACCTGCCAACAATACACTGGGGCAATGAAGAAATTGGGCTCCTCCTTGCTGAAGCCTACAGACTTAAGTACATGTTTGCAGATGCTCCCAATCATTACCGCCGATAG
- the BRPF3 gene encoding bromodomain and PHD finger-containing protein 3 isoform X1, which yields MDRGFRRADAETELRLWCTTAMRKPRRRSRQNLEGRHSPSPYSLKCSPTRDMLTYAQAQRIVEVDIDGRLHRIGIYDPLKIITEDELTAQDITECNSNKENSEQPLFPSKSKKAPSKGKKKESCSKHTSGTSLHLPQPKFRVVDSLKQPEAPPLPAAYYRYIEKPPEDLDAEVEYDMDEEDLAWLEMVNEKRRDDGYGIISAETFELLVDRLEKESYLESRNNGTQQSVIDEDAFCCVCMDDECHNSNVILFCDMCNLAVHQECYGVPYIPEGQWLCRCCLQSPSRPVDCVLCPNKGGAFKQTSDGRWAHVVCAIWIPEVCFANTVFLEPIEGINNIPPARWKLTCYICKQKGMGAAIQCHKVNCYTAFHVTCAQRAGLFMKIEPMRETSINGTTFTVRKTAYCESHSPPGTVKKGHSAATSERQEGIVKEEREEEGNSGPPQASLKKNKVKLKQKIKKEPSEGTDGRSSMPMVAVAQIPSYRLNKICSGISLQRKNQFMQRLHNYWLLKRQARNGVPLIRRLHSHLQSQRNAEQKEQDEKTNAVKEELKYWQKLRHDLERARLLIELIRKREKLKREQVKVQQAAMELQLMPFNVLLRTALDLLQEKDAAQIFAEPVNLNEVPDYLEFISNPMDFSTMRRKLESHLYRTLDEFEEDFNLIVTNCMRYNAKDTIFHRAAVRLRDLGGAILRHVRRQAESIGFDTDVGIHLPESPKTEDFYRFSWVDVDNILLPENRAHLSLEAQLKELLEKLDIVSPMRSSGARTRRMRLLRREINSVRQRLAQQQSRTTANGEPVLWEEGLDKTSREEDEEGDRDDAKLPHPPTLEPTGPAPSFSELESLQDPPKLKPIHDSKSLNHLQKKAMLDRDFFDKKALQRESQAFQHLLSDSSLNELTLPPADTLTSPPFSGVGRRTSVLFKKAKNGVKLQKGLDCSLENGEDHEQSEQLLPSCANGKRQNRKRPQSRNYGESDGEKSPRQAGQRGVTNGFTKHTENSSDSEYSSSLGSGLVFETCSGLMPPKRSRGKPALSRVPFLEGMNGDSDYSSSGRTLLMSFESQAELEPLELVWAKCRGYPSYPALIIDPKMPREGLLHNGVPIPVPPMDVLKLGEQRQTEAGEKLFLVLFFDNKRTWQWLPRDKVYPLGIDDTVDKLKMMEGRKSSIRKSVQVAYDRALIHMSRVRGDQPFVPSSYL from the exons CGTCTCTGGTGCACCACAGCGATGAGGAAGCCTCGGAGGAGGTCACGGCAGAATCTGGAGGGCCGGCATTCTCCATCACCCTACAGCCTGAAGTGCTCACCCACTCGGGACATGCTGACGTACGCTCAGGCCCAGCGCATTGTGGAAGTAGACATAGATGGGCGGCTTCACCGCATTGGCATCTACGATCCCTTAAAAATCATCACAGAGGATGAACTGACTGCCCAGGACATCACAGAATGCAACAGCAATAAGGAAAACAGCGAGCAGccccttttcccttcaaaaTCCAAGAAAGCACCTTCCAAAGGCAAGAAGAAGGAATCCTGCTCCAAACACACATCAGGAACATCTTTACACTTACCCCAGCCGAAGTTCCGTGTGGTGGACTCCCTGAAACAGCCAGAGGCcccccctctccctgctgcctaCTACCGGTACATTGAGAAGCCTCCCGAGGACCTTGATGCAGAGGTGGAGTATGACATGGATGAGGAGGATCTGGCATGGCTGGAAATGGTGAATGAGAAGAGAAGGGATGATGGTTATGGGATTATTTCTGCTGAGACTTTTGAGCTGCTGGTGGACCGCTTGGAAAAGGAGTCGTACCTTGAGAGCCGAAACAACGGGACTCAGCAGTCTGTCATTGATGAGGATGcattctgctgtgtttgcatgGATGATGAGTGTCACAACAGCAACGTCATCTTGTTCTGTGATATGTGCAACCTGGCTGTGCACCAGGAGTGTTACGGGGTGCCCTATATTCCTGAGGGGCAGTGGCTTTGCCGCTGCTGCTTACAGTCCCCTTCTCGCCCTGTTGATTGTGTACTCTGCCCAAACAAAGGTGGAGCCTTCAAGCAGACCAGTGATGGCCGCTGGGCTCATGTGGTTTGTGCCATTTGGATTCCAGAGGTCTGCTTTGCAAACACTGTGTTCCTGGAGCCCATTGAAGGGATAAATAACATTCCCCCAGCTCGGTGGAAGCTCACATGCTATATCTGCAAGCAGAAGGGCATGGGAGCTGCTATCCAATGCCACAAAGTGAACTGTTATACTGCCTTCCATGTCACCTGTGCCCAGCGGGCTGGTCTCTTCATGAAGATTGAACCCATGAGGGAGACCAGCATCAATGGCACAACATTCACTGTGCGCAAGACTGCCTATTGCGAGAGCCATTCCCCACCTGGAACAGTGAAAAAAGGGCATTCAGCTGCTACCAGTGAGAGGCAGGAGGGCATTgtgaaggaggagagggaggaagaaggcaATTCTGGTCCTCCCCAAGCATCCCTAAAGAAGAACAAAGTGAAATTGAAGCAGAAGATCAAAAAGGAACCTAGTGAGGGGACTGATGGGCGTTCATCTATGCCCATGGTGGCAGTTGCACAAATTCCATCTTACAG gctgaacaaaatCTGCAGTGGCATCTCTCTCCAGCGGAAGAACCAGTTCATGCAGAGGCTCCACAACTACTGGCTGCTGAAGCGGCAGGCAAGGAACGGAGTGCCACTGATCCGACGTCTGCACTCACATCTCCAGTCCCAGAGGAATGCAGAGCAG AAGGAGCAGGATGAGAAGACCAATGCAgtgaaggaagagctgaaataCTGGCAGAAACTGCGGCATGACTTGGAGAGGGCCAGGCTGCTCATTGAGCTCATCCGTAAGAGGGAGAAACTCAAACGGGAGCAG GTGAAGGTTCAGCAGGCTGCCATGGAGCTACAGCTGATGCCATTCAATGTACTTCTGCGCACAGCACTGGAcctgctgcaggagaaggaTGCTGCCCAGATCTTTGCAGAGCCTGTTAACTTGAATGAG GTTCCAGATTACCTGGAATTCATTTCCAACCCAATGGATTTTTCCACCATGAGGCGGAAGCTGGAGTCCCACCTGTACCGAACATTGGATGAGTTTGAGGAAGACTTTAACCTTATAGTTACCAACTGCATGAGGTATAATGCTAAAGACACGATTTTCCACCGAGCAGCTGTCCGGCTCAGAGACCTCGGGGGAGCGATATTGCGCCATGTGCGGCGACAGGCTGAAAGCATCGGCTTTGACACTGATGTGGGGATTCACCTGCCCGAGTCACCCAAAACTGAAGACTTTTACCGCTTTTCTTGGGTGGATG tgGATAACATCCTCCTGCCAGAGAACAGGGCTCACCTCTCCTTGGAGGCCCAGCTGAAGGAGTTGCTTGAGAAGCTGGACATTGTGAGCCCTATGCGGTCCAGTGGCGCCCGGACACGACGCATGCGGCTGCTGAGACGAGAGATCAACTCTGTTCGGCAGAGGTtggctcagcagcagagcaggaccaCAGCCAATGGGGAACCTGTTCTGTGGGAAGAGGGGCTGGATAAAACATCGAGAGAAGAGGACGAGGAAGGGGACAGAG ATGACGCCAAGCTCCCACATCCTCCCACCCTGGAGCCCACAGGACCTGCACCCTCCTTCTCAGAGCTGGAATCATTGCAGGATCCTCCGAAGCTCAAACCCATCCATGACAGCAAGTCCTTGAACCACCTGCAGAAGAAAGCGATGTTGGACAGGGATTTCTTTGACAAGAAAGCACTGCAGCGGGAGAGCCAAGCTTTCCAGCACCTTCTCAGTGACAGCAGCCTGAATGAACTCACATTGCCACCTGCAGACACCCTCACGAGCCCTCCATTCAGTGGTGTGGGCCGACGGACgtctgttctttttaaaaaagctaaaaatgGGGTGAAGCTGCAGAAGGGCCTTGACTGCTCCCTGGAGAACGGAGAGGACCACGAACAGAGCGAGCAGCTTTTGCCCTCCTGTGCCAATGGGAAGCGGCAAAACCGAAAGCGGCCACAGAGTAGAAATTACGGCGAGAGCGATGGAGAGAAGTCACCCAGGCAGGCAGGGCAGAGAG GAGTGACCAATGGCTTCACGAAGCACACAGAGAACAGCTCAGACTCTGAGTACAGCTCCAGCCTGGGCAGTGGGCTGGTGTTTGAAACCTGCAG TGGTTTGATGCCTCCTAAGCGAAGTCGAGGGAAGCCAGCTCTTTCTCGGGTGCCCTTCTTGGAAGGCATGAATGGAGACTCTGATTACAGCAGCTCAG GCAGAACTCTCCTGATGTCCTTTGAGAGTCAGGCTGAGCTGGAGCCCTTGGAGCTTGTGTGGGCCAAGTGCCGTGGTTATCCCTCCTACCCTGCCTTG ATAATTGATCCCAAGATGCCACGTGAGGGGCTGCTCCACAATGGGGTCCCCATCCCAGTCCCACCCATGGATGTGCTGAAGCTGGGGGAGCAGAGGCAGACAGAGGCAGGCGAGAAGCTCTTCCTTGTCCTTTTCTTTGACAACAAGAGAACCTG gCAATGGCTTCCACGTGACAAGGTGTACCCTCTTGGTATAGATGACACCGTGGACAAGCTAAAGATGATGGAAGGACGAAAAAGCAGCATCCGCAAGTCTGTGCAGGTGGCATATGACAGAGCCCTGATTCACATGAGCCGAGTGCGGGGAGATCAGCCCTTTGTTCCATCCAGTTACCTGTGA
- the BRPF3 gene encoding bromodomain and PHD finger-containing protein 3 isoform X2: protein MRKPRRRSRQNLEGRHSPSPYSLKCSPTRDMLTYAQAQRIVEVDIDGRLHRIGIYDPLKIITEDELTAQDITECNSNKENSEQPLFPSKSKKAPSKGKKKESCSKHTSGTSLHLPQPKFRVVDSLKQPEAPPLPAAYYRYIEKPPEDLDAEVEYDMDEEDLAWLEMVNEKRRDDGYGIISAETFELLVDRLEKESYLESRNNGTQQSVIDEDAFCCVCMDDECHNSNVILFCDMCNLAVHQECYGVPYIPEGQWLCRCCLQSPSRPVDCVLCPNKGGAFKQTSDGRWAHVVCAIWIPEVCFANTVFLEPIEGINNIPPARWKLTCYICKQKGMGAAIQCHKVNCYTAFHVTCAQRAGLFMKIEPMRETSINGTTFTVRKTAYCESHSPPGTVKKGHSAATSERQEGIVKEEREEEGNSGPPQASLKKNKVKLKQKIKKEPSEGTDGRSSMPMVAVAQIPSYRLNKICSGISLQRKNQFMQRLHNYWLLKRQARNGVPLIRRLHSHLQSQRNAEQKEQDEKTNAVKEELKYWQKLRHDLERARLLIELIRKREKLKREQVKVQQAAMELQLMPFNVLLRTALDLLQEKDAAQIFAEPVNLNEVPDYLEFISNPMDFSTMRRKLESHLYRTLDEFEEDFNLIVTNCMRYNAKDTIFHRAAVRLRDLGGAILRHVRRQAESIGFDTDVGIHLPESPKTEDFYRFSWVDVDNILLPENRAHLSLEAQLKELLEKLDIVSPMRSSGARTRRMRLLRREINSVRQRLAQQQSRTTANGEPVLWEEGLDKTSREEDEEGDRDDAKLPHPPTLEPTGPAPSFSELESLQDPPKLKPIHDSKSLNHLQKKAMLDRDFFDKKALQRESQAFQHLLSDSSLNELTLPPADTLTSPPFSGVGRRTSVLFKKAKNGVKLQKGLDCSLENGEDHEQSEQLLPSCANGKRQNRKRPQSRNYGESDGEKSPRQAGQRGVTNGFTKHTENSSDSEYSSSLGSGLVFETCSGLMPPKRSRGKPALSRVPFLEGMNGDSDYSSSGRTLLMSFESQAELEPLELVWAKCRGYPSYPALIIDPKMPREGLLHNGVPIPVPPMDVLKLGEQRQTEAGEKLFLVLFFDNKRTWQWLPRDKVYPLGIDDTVDKLKMMEGRKSSIRKSVQVAYDRALIHMSRVRGDQPFVPSSYL from the exons ATGAGGAAGCCTCGGAGGAGGTCACGGCAGAATCTGGAGGGCCGGCATTCTCCATCACCCTACAGCCTGAAGTGCTCACCCACTCGGGACATGCTGACGTACGCTCAGGCCCAGCGCATTGTGGAAGTAGACATAGATGGGCGGCTTCACCGCATTGGCATCTACGATCCCTTAAAAATCATCACAGAGGATGAACTGACTGCCCAGGACATCACAGAATGCAACAGCAATAAGGAAAACAGCGAGCAGccccttttcccttcaaaaTCCAAGAAAGCACCTTCCAAAGGCAAGAAGAAGGAATCCTGCTCCAAACACACATCAGGAACATCTTTACACTTACCCCAGCCGAAGTTCCGTGTGGTGGACTCCCTGAAACAGCCAGAGGCcccccctctccctgctgcctaCTACCGGTACATTGAGAAGCCTCCCGAGGACCTTGATGCAGAGGTGGAGTATGACATGGATGAGGAGGATCTGGCATGGCTGGAAATGGTGAATGAGAAGAGAAGGGATGATGGTTATGGGATTATTTCTGCTGAGACTTTTGAGCTGCTGGTGGACCGCTTGGAAAAGGAGTCGTACCTTGAGAGCCGAAACAACGGGACTCAGCAGTCTGTCATTGATGAGGATGcattctgctgtgtttgcatgGATGATGAGTGTCACAACAGCAACGTCATCTTGTTCTGTGATATGTGCAACCTGGCTGTGCACCAGGAGTGTTACGGGGTGCCCTATATTCCTGAGGGGCAGTGGCTTTGCCGCTGCTGCTTACAGTCCCCTTCTCGCCCTGTTGATTGTGTACTCTGCCCAAACAAAGGTGGAGCCTTCAAGCAGACCAGTGATGGCCGCTGGGCTCATGTGGTTTGTGCCATTTGGATTCCAGAGGTCTGCTTTGCAAACACTGTGTTCCTGGAGCCCATTGAAGGGATAAATAACATTCCCCCAGCTCGGTGGAAGCTCACATGCTATATCTGCAAGCAGAAGGGCATGGGAGCTGCTATCCAATGCCACAAAGTGAACTGTTATACTGCCTTCCATGTCACCTGTGCCCAGCGGGCTGGTCTCTTCATGAAGATTGAACCCATGAGGGAGACCAGCATCAATGGCACAACATTCACTGTGCGCAAGACTGCCTATTGCGAGAGCCATTCCCCACCTGGAACAGTGAAAAAAGGGCATTCAGCTGCTACCAGTGAGAGGCAGGAGGGCATTgtgaaggaggagagggaggaagaaggcaATTCTGGTCCTCCCCAAGCATCCCTAAAGAAGAACAAAGTGAAATTGAAGCAGAAGATCAAAAAGGAACCTAGTGAGGGGACTGATGGGCGTTCATCTATGCCCATGGTGGCAGTTGCACAAATTCCATCTTACAG gctgaacaaaatCTGCAGTGGCATCTCTCTCCAGCGGAAGAACCAGTTCATGCAGAGGCTCCACAACTACTGGCTGCTGAAGCGGCAGGCAAGGAACGGAGTGCCACTGATCCGACGTCTGCACTCACATCTCCAGTCCCAGAGGAATGCAGAGCAG AAGGAGCAGGATGAGAAGACCAATGCAgtgaaggaagagctgaaataCTGGCAGAAACTGCGGCATGACTTGGAGAGGGCCAGGCTGCTCATTGAGCTCATCCGTAAGAGGGAGAAACTCAAACGGGAGCAG GTGAAGGTTCAGCAGGCTGCCATGGAGCTACAGCTGATGCCATTCAATGTACTTCTGCGCACAGCACTGGAcctgctgcaggagaaggaTGCTGCCCAGATCTTTGCAGAGCCTGTTAACTTGAATGAG GTTCCAGATTACCTGGAATTCATTTCCAACCCAATGGATTTTTCCACCATGAGGCGGAAGCTGGAGTCCCACCTGTACCGAACATTGGATGAGTTTGAGGAAGACTTTAACCTTATAGTTACCAACTGCATGAGGTATAATGCTAAAGACACGATTTTCCACCGAGCAGCTGTCCGGCTCAGAGACCTCGGGGGAGCGATATTGCGCCATGTGCGGCGACAGGCTGAAAGCATCGGCTTTGACACTGATGTGGGGATTCACCTGCCCGAGTCACCCAAAACTGAAGACTTTTACCGCTTTTCTTGGGTGGATG tgGATAACATCCTCCTGCCAGAGAACAGGGCTCACCTCTCCTTGGAGGCCCAGCTGAAGGAGTTGCTTGAGAAGCTGGACATTGTGAGCCCTATGCGGTCCAGTGGCGCCCGGACACGACGCATGCGGCTGCTGAGACGAGAGATCAACTCTGTTCGGCAGAGGTtggctcagcagcagagcaggaccaCAGCCAATGGGGAACCTGTTCTGTGGGAAGAGGGGCTGGATAAAACATCGAGAGAAGAGGACGAGGAAGGGGACAGAG ATGACGCCAAGCTCCCACATCCTCCCACCCTGGAGCCCACAGGACCTGCACCCTCCTTCTCAGAGCTGGAATCATTGCAGGATCCTCCGAAGCTCAAACCCATCCATGACAGCAAGTCCTTGAACCACCTGCAGAAGAAAGCGATGTTGGACAGGGATTTCTTTGACAAGAAAGCACTGCAGCGGGAGAGCCAAGCTTTCCAGCACCTTCTCAGTGACAGCAGCCTGAATGAACTCACATTGCCACCTGCAGACACCCTCACGAGCCCTCCATTCAGTGGTGTGGGCCGACGGACgtctgttctttttaaaaaagctaaaaatgGGGTGAAGCTGCAGAAGGGCCTTGACTGCTCCCTGGAGAACGGAGAGGACCACGAACAGAGCGAGCAGCTTTTGCCCTCCTGTGCCAATGGGAAGCGGCAAAACCGAAAGCGGCCACAGAGTAGAAATTACGGCGAGAGCGATGGAGAGAAGTCACCCAGGCAGGCAGGGCAGAGAG GAGTGACCAATGGCTTCACGAAGCACACAGAGAACAGCTCAGACTCTGAGTACAGCTCCAGCCTGGGCAGTGGGCTGGTGTTTGAAACCTGCAG TGGTTTGATGCCTCCTAAGCGAAGTCGAGGGAAGCCAGCTCTTTCTCGGGTGCCCTTCTTGGAAGGCATGAATGGAGACTCTGATTACAGCAGCTCAG GCAGAACTCTCCTGATGTCCTTTGAGAGTCAGGCTGAGCTGGAGCCCTTGGAGCTTGTGTGGGCCAAGTGCCGTGGTTATCCCTCCTACCCTGCCTTG ATAATTGATCCCAAGATGCCACGTGAGGGGCTGCTCCACAATGGGGTCCCCATCCCAGTCCCACCCATGGATGTGCTGAAGCTGGGGGAGCAGAGGCAGACAGAGGCAGGCGAGAAGCTCTTCCTTGTCCTTTTCTTTGACAACAAGAGAACCTG gCAATGGCTTCCACGTGACAAGGTGTACCCTCTTGGTATAGATGACACCGTGGACAAGCTAAAGATGATGGAAGGACGAAAAAGCAGCATCCGCAAGTCTGTGCAGGTGGCATATGACAGAGCCCTGATTCACATGAGCCGAGTGCGGGGAGATCAGCCCTTTGTTCCATCCAGTTACCTGTGA